The Deinococcus aquaticus genomic interval GGCCATCCAGTACGTGGCGTACACCGGGTGCAGTCGGCCCAGTTCCCCGAAGTTCACGGTCATCTCGTCGGTCACGGTCACGCTCAGCGTCTGCGTGAATTCCTCTGGAATGGCTTGCATGCCCAGCAGGCTAGTACGGACCGGGCCTGTCCTGCCGGGGCCGGGCAGCCGGGCGAGCGGTCAACGGTCCCTTAATCCGCTCTGGCGCACAGCTCACCGGGGCGGCACGTACACTGCCGGTCATGAAGGACCGCCCGTGACCCTCAAGCCCGCCGATCTGTTCACGCTGCTGCGCGACGCCTTCCTGGCGTTCGGGCAGGACAAGGCCCCCCGGCTGGCGGCGGCCATCGCGTACTACGCCATGTTCAGCCTGGCGCCGCTGCTGCTGCTGGCCGTGCTGGTCGCCGGGCAGTTCCTGAGCAGCGGCACGGTCCTGGACGACCTGTTCGGCCCGGCCGGGATCGTGGCGCAGAACCTGGGCGTGGAAGCGGCGGACTTCCTGCGCGGCCTGATCGACACGGACGCCCTGCAAAAAGGCAGCGTGATCGCCACCATCGCCGCGTTCGTGACGCTGTTCATGGGCGCCACCGGGCTGTTCGTGCAGCTTCAGGACGCCCTGAACTCCATGTGGGGCGCGGACCCCGGCCCGCCGCAGGGGTTCCTGAACGTCCTGTGGACCCGCGTGAAATCGTTCCTGATGATCCTGGCCATCGGGGTGCTGCTGATCGCGTTCCTGGGCGTGAACACGTACCTGTCGGTCATCGCGCAGCGTCTGGGCGACACCATCGGCGCCGGGGCGTTCTTCGTGCGGGCCGGGACGGCGCTGCTGTCCGTGCTGTTCCTGGCGCCGGTGTTCGCCGGGATCTACAAACTGCTGCCCGACGTGAAACTGGAGTGGCGGGAAGTGTGGGTGGGGGGCTTTTTCACGTCCACACTGTTCACGCTGGGGCAACTGGGCATCGGCCTGTACCTGGGGCAGGCCGCGCCGGGCAGCGCGTTCGGGGCGGCCGCCACGCTGATCGTGCTGCTGCTGTGGATCTACTACTCGGCCATGATCTTCTTCTTCGGGGCGGAGGTCACGTGGGTGTACTCGCAGCGCTTCGGCACGCACGCGGGCGGCGCGGCGAACACCGCCAAGAAGGAAGCCCTGGCCGCCCAGGGAGCCGAGATCGACCCGACCGAAAGCCAGCAGGAACGGGAATCGAAACGGCAGGCGCGGCGCCCGGTCCGTGACAGCCGGGGCCGGGTGCTGGGCGTGCCGGTACCGCGCGTGCTGCCCAGGGTGCCGCGCCGCGAGGAAGGCCGCGTGCTGCCCACCGTCCGCGCCGCCGTGTGGAACGCCGTGACCGCCGTGCTGGCTGTGCCCGCCGTGATCGTGCTGCGCGTGCTGGGCATCACGGGCGGCCGGCGCAGGTAGTTCCCTGGACGGCCGTCAGTCCAGCGTGACGGGGTACGGCAGCGTGCCCTCGTAGATGGCGCGGCCCACGATGGCTCCCTCGATGCCCTCGTCCTGAAGCAGGCGCACGTCGTCCGTGTTGGCCACGCCGCCGCCCACGATCAGGGTGTGGGCCCACAGGCCGCGCACCTGCCGCATCAGGTCGCGGTCCAGGCCGCGCAGGGTGCCGTCGCGGGTCACGTCCGTGAAGATCAGGGTCTCTAGGCCCGCATCGGCCAGGGCGGGGGTCAGGTCGCCGACCATCACGCCGCTGCCCTGCGCCCAGCCGTGCGTGGCGACCTCCAGGCCGCGCGCGTCCAGGCTCACGACCACCCGCTGGGAGCCGTGCTCGGCGATCAGGTCGGTCACCATGGCGGGGTCCTTCACGGCGGCCGTGCCGATCACGACGCGCTGCACGCCCAGGCGCAGCAGTTCCCCGGCGGCCTCGCGGCTGCGGATCCCGCCGCCCACCTCGACCGCCACGCCCAGTTCGGCGGTGATCTGCGCGATCACGGCGCGGTTCTCGCCGCGTCCGGTGGCGGCGTCCAGGTCAACCAGATGCACCAGGGACGCGCCCAGGCTCACCCAGTGGCGCGCGGCGTCAAGCGGCGAGTCGAAGTACACGGTCTCGCGGTCCGGGTCACCCTCGAACAGGCGGACGGCGCGGCCGGACTGGATGTCCACGCAGGGAATGATCAGCGGCAAACTCATGCGCCACAGGATACGGGCCGCAGGCGGCGGCCGGGTCACGCGGGAGGCTGCGGGAAGCTACACTGCCCCCGTGCGCGTCGGGATTGTCACTGCTACCTACCTGCCGTCCCGCAACGGGGTGGCGACCAGCACGGCCCTGTTCGCGCGGGGCCTGCGGGACCTCGGGCACGAGGTGCGGATCTTCGCGCCCCGCCACCCGCAGATGCCGCCCCGCGAGGACGGCGTGTACCGCCTGAACTCCTCGTTCGCGGGCGCGCGGGCGCTGGGCGCTCCGGCCGATTACCCCGTGATGCTGGCGCCCGGGCCGCTGCTGACCTCGCGCCTGCCGCTGCGGGACCTGGACGTGCTGCATACCATGCACCCGTTCCTGGCCGGACAACTGGCCCTGAGGTGGTCGCGGCTGTCGGGGGCGCCCGTGGTGTACACGGCGCACACGCAGTACGACCAGTACCTGCACTACGCGCCCATGCCGGGGCGGGTGGGCCGGGCCGTGCTGCGCCCGCACGTGAGCGCCTTCGCGCGCCGGGTGGACGCGGTGCTCGCGCCGGGCCGGGCGATGGTGGACATGCTGCGCGAGTACGGCTTCGCGGGACGCGTGGACCTGCTGGCCAACCCGGTGGACCTCGCGTCGTTCCGCGCGGCGAGCGGCGCGGCCTTCCGCGCCGAGTTCCACGTGGGACCAGACACGCCGCTGGTCATGTACCTGGGTCGGCTGGCCCCGGAGAAGAACCTGGACGTGATGCTGCGCGCCTTCACGCGGGCGCGGGCCAGCCGCCCGGAACTGCGGCTGCTGGTGGTCGGCGACGGCCCCAGCCGCGCGCCCCTGCAGGCACAGGCCCCGGAAGGCGTGACCTTCACCGGCCCCGTCCCGTACGCCCGCGTGCCCGAAGCCCTGGCGGCCGCCGACGCGTTCATCACGGCCAGTACCAGCGAGGTGCTGCCCATGAGCATGATCGAGGCGCTCGCGGCGGGCACGCCCCTGGTCGCCGCGCAGAGTCCCGCCGCGCTGGACCTGATCGAGGAAGGCGTGAACGGCACGGTCCGCCACGCCACGCCCGAAGCCCTGGCCGACGGCCTGCTGGGCACCCTGCACCCGGACCGCCTGCCGGCGTTGCAGGAGGGCGCGCGCCTCAGTGCCGCCCGGTACGACCTGCCGGTGCGGGCCGCCGCGCTGGCCGCCGTGTACGAACGCGCGCGGCAGGAACGCACCCGCCGCTGACCCGCCGCGCGGACCTTCCCGAAATTCTCAGAGGCCGCCGCCCTGCCACAGCAGCAGGAGTGCCAGTCCGGCCGCCACCGGCAGCGCCAACCACAGCCAGCGGCCGGGTAGGCGCCACACGGCGGCGATCAGGGCGGCCGCCAGGGTCAGGCCGCCTGCCTGCGCGGCCAGCAGCGCCCGGCGCGGCACGCTGAACGCGTAGGCGCTCATGTACAGCCCCAGCAGGGCGCACGCGGCGATCAGGATTGACAGCAGCAGTCTGGCGGGAAGACCCATGTGCAAGCGTACCGCGCAGGAATACCGGAGGCCGGAATGCAACAAGAAAGCCCCGGCATTGCTGCTGGGGCCTTCCTTGTGGTGCCGAAGATGGGACTTGAACCCACACGCCTCGCGGCGCTAGTCCCTGAAACTAGTGCGTCTACCAATTCCGCCACCTCGGCACACCTTTGGTAATCTCGCCCGCGCTCGGGCGCGTTTCAGGGCTCGCTTACTTTATAGGCGAGTGCCAGAACTGTCAACCCCCACCCCGGAAATGAACGGGCCGCGCCGGGTTACCCTCTCCCGGCGCGGCCCAGGGCAGGGGTTCAGGCGACGGGTTCGCCGCGTTCGCGCATGCGTTCGAGCAGTTTGCCGGGTTCGAACAGGCTGGCGCCCGCGCCGTAGCGGGCCTGCACGGCGCGGTTGACCAGCCAGAGCGCGCCGGCCACGCCCACCAGACTGATCACCAGGCCCGGAATGCGCATCAGGGCGTTCACGGCGGCCACCTGCGCGTTGAATTCGTCCGTGCCGAACTTGGCAGTCACGCGCCCGTAGTTCACGACGCTGTTCACGACGCCGCCGATCAGGTCCACCACCGCGAACACGACGGTGCCCAGCACCAGTCCCCGGTGCACGCCCGGGTCGCGCATGGCCTGCTGCGTGGCGGCGCGGTGCTCGGGGCTCTCGCCGATGGAACTGGCGTCCAGGAACACCCGGAACAGCGGCACGCTGGTCGCCGCACTGATCAGGAACAGCAGCCCCGTCAGGTACGAGCGGGCCGAGTCCTTGATGGCGTACCAGAAGCCGTCCACGTACCAGAAGGCCAGCGCGCCGCTGAACAGCGCGCCCGCCCCGCCGATCAGCGCGACCGGGCTGACGTTGCGGTTCACGGTCAGGTCCCACAGCACGTACCCGACGGGAATCAGGGCGGCCAGCAGGTACGCGCGGACGTTCCCGGCCGTGCCGCCGCCGAACACCTGCTCGGCAATGCTGATGCCGCTACCCAGGATGTTCGGGCTGAGAATCAGGATCGGGATGACCAGCGTGAACACCAGGTCCCAGACGGTTTTCGGAACGCGGGCCTTCGGGCTGGGGTGGGCATCGGGAGTGGGGGTGGGGGCCGCTTGGCTCATGGCCGGCATTCTCTCATCCGCAGGTGAGGAGTGCGCCGCGCCTGGCACCGGCCCACCACGTCCTGACCTTCGGCCTGTACGATCCGGAGGATGCGTGTTCTGGAAGTGTTTCTGGTGTTCCTGCGGCTGGGCCTGACGAGTTTCGGGGGTCCGGTCGCGCACCTGGGGTACTTCCGCGCGGAGTTCGTGACGCGCCGCGCGTGGCTGGGCGAGGCGGCGTACGCGGATCTGGTGGCGCTGGCCGGGTTCCTGCCCGGCCCGGCCAGTTCGCAGGTGGGCCTGAGCGTGGGCCTGCTGCGCGCCGGCTGGCCGGGCCTGCTGGCCGCCTGGGCGGGCTTCACGCTGCCCAGCGCCGCCATGATGACCGCGCTGGCGCTGGGCCTGACCCGCCTGGGCGATCCGGGTCAGGCCGGGTGGCTGACCGGCCTGAAGCTCGCGGCGGTCGCAGTGGTCGCGCAGGCCGTGGCGGGCCTGTGGGCGTCGCTGGTCACGGACCGGGTGCGGGCGGGGCTGGCGCTGGGCACGGCGGCGGCGTTGCTGCTGTGGCCCGGCGCGGGCGCGCAGGTGCTGGCGCTGCTGGTGTGCGCGGGCGTCGGCTGGCGCTGGCTGACTGGGAAGGTCGGCGCGGGCGGCGCAGCCTTGCCCGCCGTTCCAGTGTCCCGCCGCGCCGGGACCGCGCTGCTGCTCCTGGCCGGGGCGCTGCTGCTGGCACTGCCGCTGCTGGCGCCGCTGGGGCCGGGCTGGGCCACGCTGGACGCCACATACCGCGCCGGGGCGCTGGTGTTCGGAGGCGGGCACGTGGTCCTGCCGCTGCTGGAGGGCAGCTTCGCGGGCGCGCTGCCGCAGGGCACCTTCACAGCCGGGTACGGCGCGGCGAACGCCATGCCGGGACCGCTGTTCACCTTCGCCACGTTCCTGGGGGCCGCCGCGCACGGCCCGGCCGGGGCGCTGATCGCCACGCTGGGCATCTTCCTGCCCGGCGCGCTGCTGATGGTCGGCGCTCTTCCCCACTGGGCGGCGCTGGCCGCCCGCCCGTCTGCCCGCGCCGCGCTGGCCGGACTGAACGCCGGCGTGGTCGGCCTGCTGCTGGCCGCGCTGTATGACCCGGTCTTCACCAGCGCCGTGCGCGGCCCGCGTGACCTCGCGCTGGCGCTGCTGGCCTACGCCGCCCTGACCGTCCTGAGGTGGCCCGCCTGGGCCGTCGTGCTGGCCTGTGCGGGCGTCGGGTGGGCGGCGCTGTAGGAGCCGCCTCCGTCCTCAGGCTCTACGGACAGGCCTCGTCCTGAAGGCCGTAGATGGTCAGGAAACGCCCCACGCGGGCACCCAGGGTGGGCAGGGGCGCGACCTCGCCGCACACCCAGTCCGGCTGGTACGCACGGCACACGTCGGGGCGCGTGTCGTACACGGCGCACAGGTGCCCGCACCCCTGATCGGGTCCGAGGTTCACGCACGGCACACCCAGCGGTTTGCCCAGCGCGTGAATGTCCGGCGCGGCGCAGCAGGCCCCGCAGGCGGCGCAGTCCCGCGTGACCGGACTGCGCGGGGCCACACCGGCGGGCGGGGTGAACCGGGCAGCCTCCTGCGCGTTGAGGTGCAGCGGCCCGGCGACCCTGGTCAAGCCAGTTCGGCCAGCGCGGCCAGCAGCGCGTCGTTCTCGGCGGGCGTGCCGACGGCCACGCGCAGGCAGCCTTCGAGCAGGTGCAGGCGGTCCTGGCGGCGCACGACGATCCCGCGTGACAGCAGGTGCGCGTAGGTGGTGCCGGCGTCCGGGGAGCGCAGCAGGAAGAAGTTCGAGCCGCTGGGCAGCGCCTCCAGGGTCGGGTGCGTGGCCAGGGCCTCCAGCACCCGCCCCCGCTCGCGCAAGCCCTCGGCCACACGCTCTTGCACATAGGCAGGGTTTTCCAGCGCGACTTCCAGGGCCGTCTGAGCCAGCAGGCTGACGTTGAAGGCCGGCACGAGCTTCTGGAGCTGCCCAGCCAGTTCCGGGTGTGCCAGCGCGTACCCGAGACGCAGGCCCGCCAGTCCCCAGGCCTTGCTGAAGGTGCGCAGGCTCAGGCAGTGGGGGTGCGCGCGGATCAGGTCGCGGTGATCCTGCCCGCCGTACTGGTAGTACGCCTCGTCGATCACCACGATCCAGCCCTGCGCGGCGTCGATCAGGGCGCGGATGTCGCGTTCGGCGTCCACGTGTCCGGTCGGGGCGTGCGGCTGCGTGATGTACAGCACGCCGGGCGCCCGCGCGGCCAGTTCGGCCTTCAGCGCCTCGACCGGCAGGCTGAAGTCCGCCTTCAGCGGCACCTGCACCAGTTCGGCGCCCAGCAGCTGCGCTTCGAGGGTGTACACGCTGAAGGTGGGGTTCACGGTCAGGACCGTCTGCCCGATGCCGCCCAGCTCGGTCAGCAGTTTGATCAGCACGTTACTGCCGGGCGTGACGACCACGCCCGCCGCGTCCCAGTCCTCGAACGCGGCGATGCGTTCACGCAGGGTGTCGGCGTGCAGGTCCGGGTAACGGTTCCAGGGGCGGGCGGCCATGCGCGCCAGGGCCTCGGCCTTCAGGTCCGCCGGGAAATCGTACGGGTTCTCGTTCTGGTCGAGCTTGATGGGTACGTCCAGCGGCGTGAACGGGTAGGCGGGCACGTCGCGCACGGCGGCGCGCACCCCGGCCGGAGTGATTCCGGCATCGGCAGAGGGCGTGGAGGTCATGGGGTTCGTTGTATCACCCGCCCCCCGCCGGGCGTCCACCCAGGCCAGACCCGCCCAGCCGTCCGCACCGGGCCGGGGCCGCGCACCCACCGGTACAGACGCCGCACCAAACGCCCGTTTGGGCGCGTGCTACCCTTCCCTTCAGGAGCGCCGCGCGCCCACCCCACCACCATGACAGACACTGCCAAACCCCGCCGCGAGCAGATTCTCGACTCGGCCAGCCGCCTCTTCTCCGAGCGCGGGTATCACGCGACCAGCATGCGCGACCTCGCCGGGGACCTGGGCATGCAGGGCGGCAGCCTGTACGCGCACATTTCCTCGAAAGAAGAACTGCTGATCGAGATCGTCAATCAGGCGTCCCGGCAGTTCGACACGGCGCTGTTCACGCTGCGCGGCGAGGCCATGCCCGCCGACCAGAAACTCCGAGAGGCCATGTACCGCCACATCCGCGTGGTCGCGGACAACATGGACAGCGCCACCGTGTTCTTCCACGAGTGGAAACACCTGTCCCCCGAGGCGTACGCCCGCGTGACCGGCTGGCGCGACACCATCGACGCCTTCTACCGCGAACTGATCACGCAGGGCGTGCAGGAAGGAACTTTCCGAGCCGACCTGGACATCAAGATGACCTCGTACCTCGTGCTGTCCGCCGTGAACTGGGCGTACACCTGGTACCGCCCCGGCGGGAACCTCGGGCCGCGCGACGTGGCCGAACAGTTCGCGGACATGCTGCTCGGCGGCCTGCGCGCGCCCACCGGAGAGCGGCCGTGAGTCACCCCACCGTCACCGTCCCCATCCGCGAGGCGATCCGCTACGCGCAGGGCCGCGCCGAACGCCTGGGCCGCACCCAGCAACTCGAGATCGGCACGGACCTGTTCATCCGCATCGGCCCCGGCGGCCGCAAGTTCCTGCTGTTCAGCCTGGAAGACGAACCGCAGCGCAGCAGCGCCGAAGCCATCGCCGCCGCCCTGGGCCTGAAAAACCCCACGTACGGCTGGCATCAGGGCGCCACCCTGCGCTCCCTGACCGTCATCGAGGAAGGCGCCCAGAGCCTCCCCGAAAGCGGCCCCGCCGAAGCGGACGACGGCACGCTGTAAGGCACGCCGCGCCGGACGACGCAACAGAACGGGGGTGGCAATCGGCCTGAGCCAGTTGCCACCCCCGTTCCAGTGACTTAATTCTTGGCGTTGCCTTCGAAGGCGGCCTTGAACTTCTGGAGGTCCTCGGCGATCTGCTGGCTGGGTTCCTCACCGAACAGTTTCGCCACGGCCGCGCCGAGCGGGCCGGCCGGGGGGCGGTACGAGAGGGCCACGTGCACGCGGGTGCCGCCGTTGGGGAGCGATTCGAACTGCACGCTGCCGGCGTTGTCGACGGTCGCGCCGGGCAGGGAGTGCCAGCCGATGCGCTGGCCGGGCTTGTCGTTCACGATCTCGGCTTCCCACTCGACGTGCGTGCCCAGCGGGGCCTTGGCAACCCAGCGGCTGCGTTTCTCGTCGAGGGCCGTGACGCTCTCAAGGTGGCTCATGATCTGGGGAAGGTTCTCCAGTTTGCGCCAGAAGTCGTACACGTCCTGCGCGGGGCGGTCGATGACGACGCTGTGCTCCACGAAGATCGGCTTGGCGGCCGCGCTGTTGCCACTCAGGCCGGCGGCGGCCATCACCGGGTCGTTGCCGGTCGCGGCGCGGTACGCGAGGTACCCGCCGACGGCGGCCATGCCCAGGCCCAGCACGCCTCTTTTGCGCAGTCCCATCAGCAGCAGGGCGCCACCGGCGGCGCCGCTGATCATGCGGGTCTGATCCATTCCACTTTCGTTGTTGGTCATAATTCGTCCTCCGTGAGGGTCAGTGTAATAACGCCCGGCACCCTCGGGGTGAAGTTCCGGGCAGAACTCATTAAGTACCCTTGATCTTCGCGGCGCCGTCCGGGGGTGCGTGGCCCTGTTGTTCGCTGCCTGCGTGCTGGTCCTGAATGACCTGCGCGGCCGCCCGGTCCTGCTGCGTGACCGGCCCGCCCTGCACGGACGCGTCCAGGTTGGTGTTGGCGCCCTGGGTCGCGTGGTCACTGCCGGAGTGTTCACTGGCGGCCTCGGGCGTGCTCACGGGGTCAGGGCCGGGTTGTGCCGCCTGTCCGGCGCCGTTCTGTCCGGCTTGCTGCTGTTCAGTTCTGTCTGCCACCATCTACCCCCAGTCAGGAGACCGCTGCGGTCGCGGGTGCGAACGGCGTCCTTGCAGTTTGAGGCTTTCATCCTGGCCCACCGACCCGCCCCGCAACATGTGGCGCGGCCCAATGCACCTCCATACAGTCCCGCCCGCACAGTCCTGCCCGCCATCCGCGTCCCCGGCTGACGTGGGCAGGGCGGCCGGCCTCCAGACGCCCGCTTCCAGACACCTGTGCGGGCCGGTCTGCGGCGGCGGGCGTTCCTGGGCTACCCTGCCCTCTATATGAGATCCTCCCCTGCTCCGGGCCGACTGGACGGCCTTTCACTGGCCGCGATTCTGGTCACGATCGTGTTCTGGGCGTCGGCCTTCGCGGGGATCCGGGCGGGGCTGGAGGTCTTCACGCCGGGGCACGTGACGCTGTACCGCTTTCTGGTCGCCAGTCTCGCGCTGGGCGTGTACGCGCTGATTGCGCGGATTCCGGTGCCTCCGCTGGCGGACCTGGGGCGGATCGCGGCGCTGAGTTTCTCGGGGATCACGCTGTACCACGTCTGCCTGAATTACGGCGAGGTGAGCGTCCCGGCGGGTACGGCCAGCCTGATCATTGCGGCGGGGCCGGTCATCACGGCGCTGCTGGCCACGCGTTTTGGTGGGGAGCGGCTGAACGCGCTGGGGTGGGCGGGCACGCTGGTCAGTCTGGGCGGCGTGACGCTGATCGTGCTGGGCAGCGGTCAGGGACTGAGTTTCACGCGGGGGGCGCTGCTGATCCTGGCGGCAGCTGTGTTCACCAGCGTGTACTTCGTGTTCCAGAAGCCGCTGCTGCGGCGCATGAACCCGCTGCACTTCACGGTGTGGTCGCTGATGCTGGGCACCGTGCCGATGCTGGTGTTCCTGCCGGGCTTCGGGGCCGAGCTGCGGGCCGCGCCGCTGCACGCGCACCTGGCGATGGTGTACATCGGGTTGTTCCCGGCGGCGCTGGCGTACCTGACCTGGACGTTCGCGCTCTCGCGGGTGGGGGCGGGCGTGACCACGTCGTTCCTGTACGTGTCGCCGGTGTTCGCGGTGCTGATCGCGTGGGCGTGGCTGGGTGAACTGCCGACCCTGATCAGCGTGCTGGGCGGCGTGATTGCCGTGGCGGGCGTGGTGCTGGTGAACACGCGCGGCCGCCCGGCGCTCATGACCGCACCCGTGCCCGCTGCGGCGCCGGATGTGCGGTCATGAGCGCCGGGACGGGACCGCTGGGCGTGCAGGACGTGACGGTCCGCCTGGGCGGCGAGGTGATCCTGAGTGGCGTGACGCTGGACGTGCAGCGCGGCGAGTTCCTGGCCCTGATCGGCCCGTCCGGTGGCGGCAAGAGCACGCTGCTGCGCATCCTGGCGGGCCTGCTGAAGCCCGCGTCCGGCACAGTGCGGATCGGGACGCCCCCGGCGCTGGTGTTTCAGGATTACCGGTTGCTGCCGTGGCGCAGCGCCCTGCGGAACGTGGCGCTGCCCGCCGACCTGGGGGCCGGGGGGGGCCTGCCGCCCGCCGAGGCGCTGAAACTGGTGGGCATGGAGGAGTATGGCTCTTACTTCCCGGCGCAGCTGTCGGGCGGGATGCGGGCGCGGGTGGCGCTGGCCCGCGCGCTGGCGCAGAGCGGGGACGTGCTGCTGCTGGACGAACCGTTCGCGGCGCTCGACGCGCTGGTCCGCGAGCGCTTCAACGCCGAGTTGCGGCACCTGCACGAGAAGACGGGCCGGACGACGGTCCTGGTCACGCACTCGATCCGCGAGGCGGTGTGGCTGGCCGACCGGGTGGCGGTCCTGCGGGACGGGCAGATCGTCGAGGTGCTCGATACGCGCGGCGAGGGCCGCGTGAGCGCGTACACGGACGGGCTGGAGGCGCACCTGCGCTCGGTGCTGGGCACCGGGGACAGCACCCGCGTGCGCTCGGACGTGCCCGCCCCGCGCAGCGCCGGGTGGCTGCTGCCGCTGCTGGCGGTGGGGCTGGCGCTGGCCGGGTGGCAGCTGGGCGCGTCGGCGCTGGGTCAGCCGTTCCTGCTGCCCACCCCGGCCGCCGTGTGGCAGGAGGCGGTGCGGACCGCTCCGGCGCTGGCGGCGGCGTTCTGGGTGACGGTCCGCACGGCGCTGCTGGGCACGCTGCTGGGCGCGCTGGGCGGCGTGCTGATCGGGTACCCGCTGGCGAAGTGGCGGGCGCTGGAACGCTTCCTGAGTCCGTTCATCGTGGCGTCGCAGAGTACGCCGATCGTGGTGCTCGCCCCGCTGCTGGTGTCGTGGCTGGGTTTCGGGTTCCTGCCGGCCGTGGTCGTGTCGGCTCTGAGCGCCCTGTACCCGATCATGGTGGCGACCCTGGTGGGCGTGCGCGAACTGGAAGCCACGTACCACGAGCTGTTCAGCACCCTGCAGGCCAGCGCGTGGCAGCGGCTGCGGCGGCTGGAACTGCCGGGCGCGCTGCCCGTCATGCTGGGCGGCCTGCGGCTGGCGGCCAGTCTGGCACTGATCGGGGCGGTCGTGTGGGAGTTCGTGGACCCCAACCAGAAGGGCCTGGGCCTGTCGGTGCAGGTGGCGGGCGTGTACCAGAACAAGGCGGCGCAGTTCGCGGCGATCGCGTTGCTGATCGGGTACGGGGTGCTGGTGTACGCGCTGATCACAGGCCTGGAACGCCGCGTCATGCAGCGGCGGGGTCGGTAGGCGTTCACCCGGACGAATGGGCGCGGCGGGCGCTACCCTGGGCCGCATGGACAGACCGCTGGTGTGTGTGGGGGCGCTCGTGTGGGGCCAGGATGGCCGGGTGCTGCTGGTGCGCACCACGAAATGGCGTGGGCTGTGGGGCGTGCCCGGAGGCAAGGTCGAGTGGGGCGAGACGCTGCTGGGCGCCGTGACCCGCGAGTTCCGTGAGGAAGTGGGCCTGGAGTTACGGGACGTGCTGTACGCGCAGACGCAGGAATCGGTCCTGAA includes:
- a CDS encoding ABC transporter permease subunit, whose translation is MSAGTGPLGVQDVTVRLGGEVILSGVTLDVQRGEFLALIGPSGGGKSTLLRILAGLLKPASGTVRIGTPPALVFQDYRLLPWRSALRNVALPADLGAGGGLPPAEALKLVGMEEYGSYFPAQLSGGMRARVALARALAQSGDVLLLDEPFAALDALVRERFNAELRHLHEKTGRTTVLVTHSIREAVWLADRVAVLRDGQIVEVLDTRGEGRVSAYTDGLEAHLRSVLGTGDSTRVRSDVPAPRSAGWLLPLLAVGLALAGWQLGASALGQPFLLPTPAAVWQEAVRTAPALAAAFWVTVRTALLGTLLGALGGVLIGYPLAKWRALERFLSPFIVASQSTPIVVLAPLLVSWLGFGFLPAVVVSALSALYPIMVATLVGVRELEATYHELFSTLQASAWQRLRRLELPGALPVMLGGLRLAASLALIGAVVWEFVDPNQKGLGLSVQVAGVYQNKAAQFAAIALLIGYGVLVYALITGLERRVMQRRGR
- a CDS encoding NUDIX domain-containing protein, coding for MDRPLVCVGALVWGQDGRVLLVRTTKWRGLWGVPGGKVEWGETLLGAVTREFREEVGLELRDVLYAQTQESVLNPEFHKPAHMLLVDFFASTDGHEITPNEEIEEWAWVHLSGALKYPLNGVTRTLVELALRRGEQ